The sequence below is a genomic window from Mobula hypostoma chromosome X1, sMobHyp1.1, whole genome shotgun sequence.
CACCAATTTTAGTCCCTTATAAAAATTGTCTCTGGTAATTCTTCAGTGACCTCTGCTGATTTTTGCCATAATGAGAAGGTGCTGTTGTAGATGTGCTCTGGTCTCAGCGCGGGTTATTTCCCAGGCACAGGCAGTGAATCTCTGaaagagagaaaatgaaatacgttatataataaaccaatatcaagtGTTTGAAATAATGTGCTGGTGATCAAGTGTTAATTCACCTTCTGTTTCAGAAACTCTCTCAGTACATGAAAGTATTTAAGAATTGCGGCATTCTTCCTTGGTTTGGACTCTGAGCCTGGTTTCCGGACACAatcttccagctctttgagctgcCGATCCAAGAGAAGCCTGAAGTGTTCCACTGAGCTCTGGACCCACGTGACTGAGCTCAGGTTCAAACTGTAGATCCTGCGGAGGTGATGCAGGGTCTGATGGACAATCCAGATCCTTTCCTGTGCCTGTGCAAAACACACGTGGTGATATTAGTAGGGCCATGGTTCTAGTAAAGTTGAGATTTAGAACAGAATGCTTATAACTCTCAGTAGAATAGGACAAGACAAAATCAGTCATTAACTTCAAACAAACAGACCTTAACTAAGGGACTGCTAACTTCAGTGAATTTATCAAAGTGCAGAGCCATGTCAACTGCAGCCTACAGTTAATAGTTTAAACAGCGAAAGGAGAATTTCCTATTAGTAAGGCCTCAGGTGCAGGAGAGACTGCTCGAGTCCTTGACAGGTTGCAAAACTGATTTGCACGAATACATTAATGCTGCAGGGACTTTCAGTTACAGAGTGAGTCCAGAGAAATTTGGGCTGATCTCCTCAAGACACAGACAGTGAGGGAGAGATTTTCGAGACATGTCCAATCTCATGAAGAGATTGAAATTCTTAGAGGAATGAAAAACAGGTGAAGGAAGAACAGGAAAGGAGGAAATAAGAAGGGGAGTTTAGCTATATGACAAAAGGTTTGCCATGTCAAGAGCCTGATGTACACTGACCAttgcatatttttaaaagaaGTAGAGTGCATCAGCTATTACAACCTTCAGACTTTGGGTGGAGACAAATGAAAGTGTTACAGAAGCAGTTCCTTTAGCTTCCCCCAACCTCCAATttttctgaacctcctttgaaccctctccagttccagcacatcctttctcagaaaaggggcccaaaactgctcacaatattccgaatgaggccttaccagtgctttataatgtttcagcattacatccttgcttttatattcaagtccacttgaaatgaatgctgacattataTTTGCCTGAGCccgcaaattaaactttagggaatcctgcacaaggactcccaagtctctttacttctcagttttttgtattttctccccatttagcaaagagtcaaccctttcatttcttctaccaaagtgcatgaactacactttctgacactgtattccatctgccatttctttgcccactctcctaatctgtcaaagtccctctgcagcctccctatttcctcaaaacttcctgcccctccaccttcatattgcctgcaaactttgcaataaggccatcaattccatcatctaaattattgatatataatgtaaaaagaatcggtcccaacacagacccctgtggaacaccactagtcaccggcagccaaccagaaaaggctccctttattcccagtctttgcctcctgccaatcagtcactgtgttatccatgccagaatctttcctgctATACCATGGGCCCACAGCTTGTTAagccagcctcatgtgtggcaccttgttaaaggccttttgaaaatccaagtacaccacatcaacCAATTcacctttgtccatcctgcttttTAATTCAAAAAATTATaacaggtttatcaggcaagattttcccttgagaaaatcatgctgattatagcaagtaccctgagacctcatcttttataatcaactccaacatcctcccaggcactgaggtcagactaactgacctgtagtttcctttcttctgcctctcacccttcttgaagagtggagtggcatttgcaattttctagttttccagaaccatttgagaatctagtgattcttgaaagatcattataatgcctccattatctcttcagccacctctttcagaactctggggtgtataccatctggcccaggtgacgtatctacctttagacctttcagtttcccaagaaccttctctctagttatggtaacttcacacaattAATGCCTCCAGCtacctgcaacttccaccatactgctgctgTTTTCCttagtaaagactgatgcaaaatacttattcagttcatctgccatttccttgttccccattactatccctccagcatcgttttccagtggtccgatatctctCCTGtctgtcttttacactttatatatctgaagaaacttttgatatcctctttaatattattggccagcttacttttttattccatcgttaccttcttaatgactttatagttcccttctgttagttttttaaaggttcccaatcccctaacttcccaccaATCTTTActcaattatatgccctctctttggcttttatgttggctttgagttCACTTCTtttgccacagttgtgtcatctttcctttagaatactacttcctttttgagatgtatatatcctcggccttccaaattgcttccagaaattccaaccattgctgctctgctgtcatccctgccagtgttcttttccaatcaattttggccaactcctccctcatgcctctgtaattccctatactccactgtaatgccgatatcagaggtgtaaagggacgagggagtctttgtgcagcattccctaaaggttagcttgcaggttgagtcgtggtgaggaaggcaaatgcaatgttagtattcatttcgagaggactagaatatcaaacaaagatgtaatgctgaggctttataaggtgctggtgaagcctcacttggaatattataagcagttttgggccccttatttaagaaaggatgtgctgacattggagagggttcaaaggatgttcatgaaaatgaccccggaaatgaaaaggttaatatatgaggtgtatttgatggctctgggcctgtacttgctgggatttaaaaagatgggtgggtggggagtctcattgaaacctactgaacattgaaagatctggatagtgaattttatcatattatgatcactttccctgaTAGGCTCTCTTACcttgagctctctaatcaattctggttctttGCAAAACACCctatccagaataactgatactCTAGTCTGcccaaccacgagctgctctgaaaaaccatctcgtaggcactctagaaatcctACCTCCTGTAacctgacaccaacctgattttcccaaactacctgtatattgaagtccccccaAGACtgctgtaacattgcccttttggctttcattttctatcttccattgtaacttGGAGGCAACATCCTAACTACTGTTTGGGCATCTGTACAGAAGTTCCATCAgggactttttacccttgcagttccacaCTCTATCCACAGtggttcaacaccttctgaccctaggccacctctttctaatgagtattttctgagtatgccatcaagtaaacaaatctcagggttgtatatcgtgAAATATAtcaattttgataataaattcacttgaactttgaacagataTCGTGAGAGTTTCTGTCTTAAGATGTTTGTTCCAAATTCCATCCATGCATTGTGGATTTTTTTCCTGCTATCGCATCCTGTACTCCAAAGTTTTGCATTAAATCTGTAACATTGGTCATATACATTTCTTCGATTTGGAAAGTTTATAGATGCCTACAATCATAGAACCACGCATGATATGGCACACCagtgtcaggtctcccctcagcttttATCTCCTCGATACCAAAGGGTCAGCTATAATGTAAAATAATTTAACGAGAAACCTCACGATTTTTCAGTGCATTTAAAGTGAAGTAGGTGGTTCCATCACCAATGAAGCACGTAGGTAGTGTGATGATCTGAGAGGATGCAAGCATTTCCTGAGATCAACAGAACTCGTAATGTCACTGTAGGGTGCGGGAGAGATATTTAGAGAGAGGaacacagagagagggagaggaaaaacTAGCAGAAAGTGATACAGGGTGACATGTTTATTGGTGACAGAGCATGtgaaatgattagattagatgatgggagggagttatatacagagaGGGAGCTAACCGTGAGTGGGATAGAGAGAAAGGGGGCAGCAGTGTGATAACTGAAATGAGATCTATTCCGTGTGAATGGGGTCCTGAAAGTCCGAGTGATAGAGTCAGAAAATGAGTGTGACATGGAGAGAAAGAATTCATATTCTGATATAGTCAAATTATCTGGGTAAAGTTCGGATCCGATCCTTCACATTACTTAGCATAATATCTCCAATGAATTACATTAAAGTAAAATCCAGAGTTTACTCACATGAACCTGCTCCGAAAGTTTCACCAGGTCCAGAGGCTTGGTTTTCAACGACAGCCTCTCAGTCGCACACTGTCGGGGGAGGCGGCCACCCTGAGACAGAAGATACCAACGTTACTGATAATCCCACCACACAGAAACACCGGGAGAACAGACTATTTGTTAACAACGAACAGCCAGGGACTGTCAGGACCCGTCTCTGGGAGTGGGTTCAACTCACCATTTCATTCAGTTTGCCCAGAGTCTCTGTGTTGAGAACTTGCAGTAACCGCAGCCTCTCACAGCCCAGGGTCAGGGTCACGGTCAAAAACAGCCACACACTGCAAACTCTCCAAACTCGGCCCAATGCCATCTTCACCCGACACAGAATAAAGCACCGATATGAGACTAGAATCAGCTCCGAAAACCGGTCTTGTTCGCCGACTGGAACTCAGGATATAGAAACGCCGCGGCTTGTGATCCGGGAGCGGACGCCGGTGCTGCCGAGTCCTGTGTCTGGGGATCGTGCTCTGAGCTCTCTCTGCCATACTGCCGGATTTTATATGTTAAAATCCGAAAATGGGTGACATTCGAAAAGTGAAATGAGTGCGGGATATTTGGGAACGCGTCGGGAGAGAGCGACCTCCGCTCCgaaggaaggaatctgaaagcGGGAGAGTCCCGCAGCAACGACGGGAAAATCCGCCACCGGAGAGAACAAGCAGTGTCCAGGCTCCGGACTTCATGCGTTCGTTCAGTTCGGGGGTCCAAGGGGTTGTGGAAGGAGGGTCAGCTTTAGCAGGGGACGAGGGTAGGTTTGCGAACGTGACTGTGTCCGCACAACTGTGGGGCTACAAATCCGGGTTACAGCAATACCGCACCTTTCAGCGCTGATCTTCGAATCCACACAGAGAGATTTTGTTAAACACAAACAAAaaagcttgaggaactcagcagatgaagcagcatctattgaaataaatgaacagtcgacatttcgggtcgagacccgtTCAGCAtcagtagaatctcttgtgtttagattcTGTTAAGACACCAAGCTTCATTAAAACCACGTCGCATGGTGGTCAGTGCAGAAAGGCTAGGTCACAGccgaaaacttctatagttttGATTAAAAACAATGATATTTTtgttgactgtattctttacAGAAGATATTTCTGTTTATCTTTTAAATTCAATCGTTTGGACACCGAGGCCAGAGGCGATCCCGAGCCTGATCTcttttcttacttgccgctactCCCGGGAACGTCTTCGGGTCCGTTCGCAACTTTCGGGACAAGAAAGGGTTTCGTTACTTCCACAATTAGACGTGTTTGTAAATGAGCAAGTAAAACTACAAATCATAAACaccaaaaattctgcagatgctggaactccaaatcaatacacacaaaatactggaggaattcagcaggttatgcagcatttataaagagttgatgtttcgggccgaggcccttcatcaggtctgaatGAGTCCATGAGTGCtaacgaaggttctcggcctgaaacatcgactgtttattccttgtgtgtgtgtgtgtgtgtgtgtgtgtgtgtgtgttactctggatttccagcatctacaaaatcctttttgtctcatgttcttgatactttttacttatttaattgttattattattttgcatttgcatagcttgttgtattttgcacgttggttgtttgatCGTCTTTGCTatgtgcggtttttcattgattctattgtatttctttgcagttactgtgaatgcccgcaagataatgaatctcagggttatatgtggtgacatatatgtactttgataataaagttaccttCACCTTTGAATCCTGATAGCGATCCCGAGCGTGATCCATTTTCTTTCTTGCTGCTGTTCCGGGAAAAGCTCTGGCCCCGCTTGCCAGGCAGAAGCGAAACCGTCACGGGGCAAGTGACGGGTTCGTCACTACCGAAAGTGGCGGTGATTGTACATTAGTAAATAAAACTCTAGTTGCTAGAATATGAAATGTCTAATTCTCAACCTGTTCATGATAACAGTGACCTTCTCCACTGCCATACTGTGGCCCAATATAAACTAAAAGATCAACACCTGTCTTCCGTCTTGGTACTATTACATGTTGCTTCGATTATTGAACTTCTGAATCTCGTTGCTTCTTTACTTCAGGTTCATCCCTTCTTTATTCAACTGGGGAATATGAAGATGAAAAGGAAGAGATTGTGTCCGTGTATGGTGCAGGAAATAGAAAATTGAGACATTTAATTTCAAAGTGTATTCACTTTGAGCGACCAATAATAACAGGGAAGATGAAGAAGTTTGAAATattatatttagtgaggaagatCAGAATATATATTACTCCCAGAATATGCCATATTAAAGCGCTTAATATATACATCTATACTCATTGTTTGATTTAAAAAATATTGTTCATTGCTTAACTctcaatagcaataaataagcAACGTTTGAACTACACGCACAGGTTAAAAATCACtataaatataattaaataaagGGAATTTAGCTGGGAGAACAAGGATATATTCATTACTGTGGGTTCGGGATGAACTCGATAAAACGAGCTCTGCAAACCCAGTACCTGAGAAAGCTCAGTGTAGTTTCGGACATTCCCAATTGTAGCAGTGACAATGGAGGAAGAATTTGCAGGAAATGAATGACACTTAAACAGATGGCCTttttttcaaggggaataaaccCGACAACACCCTAGCTCAAAATGTTCACACTAAAGCAAGTTGGACAAAAATTGAATACACGAGAGATTCTCCCCCgacattcttattctggcatcttccccccttccattccatGAAGGATCACAGCCCGGAACATTGATTgcttattgatttccatagatgctgcctgacctgctgcattcctccagcattttagaccataagatataggagcagaagtaggtcattcggctccgccattcaatcatgggctgatccaattcttccagtcatccccactcccctgccttctccccatacactttgatgccctgaccaatcaagaacctatctctgccttaaatacacccattgacttggcctccacagccgctcatggcaacaaattccacagatttaccaccctctgactaaagtaatttctcctcatctctgttctaaagggacgtccttcaatcctgaggtcGTGCCCtaaattttgtgtgtgctgccctgGATAAAAAGCGCAACATACCATATATTCAACAAAATTGTAGGAAATAAATTGTTACCCAGATCACCATTCAGCTGGAACTGACATAGAGCaaggataacaaaaaaaaaatgccgaGAGGTGGTGAGAGTAAGGAGCCTTCACTGGAAATGGAAGATTGCATTGCAGTGCTGTCATAAAAGAGAGGACAGAAACCGAATCACtgaaagaaggataaagatccatACTTTCTATGTTCCTGTTACATGGCCAAG
It includes:
- the LOC134340435 gene encoding interferon alpha-21-like, with protein sequence MALGRVWRVCSVWLFLTVTLTLGCERLRLLQVLNTETLGKLNEMGGRLPRQCATERLSLKTKPLDLVKLSEQVHAQERIWIVHQTLHHLRRIYSLNLSSVTWVQSSVEHFRLLLDRQLKELEDCVRKPGSESKPRKNAAILKYFHVLREFLKQKRFTACAWEITRAETRAHLQQHLLIMAKISRGH